In Candidatus Palauibacter scopulicola, the genomic stretch TCCGCGGGCGGCTGCGAGGCTTCATCTCGTGCGGCAACTGGGGGTCGCGCCCCAGAATCCGTGTGGACACCGCGTGGGCCACCGACAAGCGGGTCGGCGATCTCTACCGCTGAGCCTGAGCGACGCGAGGGCGGGAAGACGCGATCATGACACTGTATGAGGAGCGGGATGGGATGACGTCGAACGTGAACCGGGGCCTCGAGCACCGCCTCGTCTCCGAACTAGGAGAGATGAGGGAGAACGGGGTTCACAAGGAACTGCTGCACATCATGGGGCGGCAGGCTCCGGTCGTGGACATCGATGGTCTGGGCGAGACCATCAACATGTGCTCCAACAACTACCTGGGCCTGTGCGACGAACCCTCCGTGATGCAGGCGGTGAAGGACGGGGTGGACGAGTACGGGGCGGGGACGTCCTCGGTGCGCTTCATCTGCGGGACGTTCGACATCCACCGCGAACTCGAGGCGAAGATCGCGGACTTCCTCGAGACGCCGGCCTCGCTCACCTACACCTCCGCGTGGAACGCGAACGAGGGTCTCTTCGCGCCGCTCCTGGGCGCGGATGACGCCCTGATCTCGGACCGGCTCAACCACGCCTGCATCATCGACGGGATCCGCCTCTGCAAGGCGCGCCGCTTCATCTACGACCATATGGACATGGACTCGCTGCGCGATGCCCTCGAGGCGAGCCGCGACGCGCGCCACCGGCTCGTCATCACCGACGGCATCTTCTCGATGGAAGGGGAGATCGCGCCGCTCCCGGAGATCCGGGAACTGTGCGACCGCTACGACGCGATCATGGCCGTGGACGACTCGCACTCGACGGGGGTGCTGGGCGACACGGGACGGGGGACGCCCGAGCACTTCGGGATGCACGGCGAGGTCGACATCGTCACGTCGACGCTCGGCAAGGCGCTCGGGGGCATGGCGGGCGGCTTCACGGCCAGTTCCGAAGCCGTCATCGACTATCTCGTTCAGGCGTCGCGCACCCAGTTGTTCACCAACGCCCTGCCCTGCCATTCGGCGGCCGGGGCCATGGCCGCGATCGAGCACCTGGAGGGGCATCCGGAACTCGTGGCCCGGCTCCGCGACAACACGGAGTATTACCGCGAGGGATTGATCGAACTCGGATACAAGCCGATTCCCGGCGGCACGCCCATCGTCCCCGTCATCATCGGAAAGACGGCGGACGCGATCCGGCTCAGCCGCGAACTGCTGCGCGAGGGCGTGTTCGTCATCGGGTTCGGGTATCCCGTGGTCCCGCGCGGGGAGGCCCGGATCCGCTGTCAGCTGTCCGCCGCGCACGAGCGCGGACACATCGACGCCGCCCTCGCCGCCCTGAAGAAGGTGGGAGAGCGGCTCCACCTGATCTGACGCCCTTGGCGCCACGGAGGCTGCGGGGAGCATGGGATCGCGAGGGAGCATGGGATCTTGACTGAGCGCGGACTGAATCGGGACATGCCGGGGGGGATGGTCATCGCCCCATCCATCCTCGCCGCCGACTACGCGCGGCTGGGGGCGGAGGTGGCCGAGGCGGAGGCGGCGGGCGTGGAGTGGTTCCAGCTCGACGTCATGGACGGGCACTTCGTGCCCAACCTCACGATCGGGCTGCCGGTGCTGGAGTCGTTGCGCGCCGTGTCCGACTCCTTCCTCGACGTGCACCTGATGATCGACAACCCGGGCGAGTTCCTCGAGCCGTTCGCGGCGGCCGGGGCCGACATGCTCACGGTCCACCAGGAGGTGTCGGCCCACCTGCACGGCGACCTGCACCGGATCCGGGAGCTTGGCTGCTACGCCGGCGTCGCGCTCAACCCGGCCACGCCCGCGGAGACGCTGTCGGAAGTCCTGGGATACGTGGACCTCGTCCTCGTGATGACGGTGAACCCGGGGTTTGGAGGACAGAAGTTCATCGCCGAGGCGGTGCCGAAGATTTCCACGGTGCTTCGAATGGCCGCGGATCGCGGGCTGGCTCCGCCGGCCATCCAGGTGGACGGGGGGATCGATCCCGCGTCCGCGCCCGTGTGCGCCGCGGCGGGGGCGTCGGTGTTCGTGGCCGGTTCCTCGGTCTTCCGCTGGGCGCCCGGCATCGCCGCGAACATGGCGGCGCTGCGCGACGCGCTCGCGCCCCACGGCTGAGGACGGGATGAACGGCGGCCTCTCCCGCGACGAACTCGTCCGCTACGGACGGCACGTCAGCATCCCGGAGGTGGGGGTGGAGGGACAGCGGCGCCTGCTGGCTTCGAGCGTGCTCATCGTGGGCGCAGGCGGGTTGGGATCGCCGGCCGCGCTGTACCTGGCCGCGGCGGGGGTGGGGCGGCTCGGCCTCGTGGACCACGACCGCGTGGACCTTTCCAACCTGCAGCGCCAGGTGCTCTACGACACGGATGCGGTCGGGACGCCGAAGCTCGCCTCCGCCCGGACCCGGCTCGCGGGACTGAACCCGGACATCGCCGTCGAGACCTTCGATACGCGGCTGGAATCGGGGAACGCGTTCGAGATCCTCGAGGGATGGGATTTCGTCATCGACGGGAGCGACAACTTCCCGACCCGGTACCTCGTGAACGATGCCTGCGTGATGCTGGGGATACCGTTCGCGTACGGGGCCATCCTCCGCTTCGAGGGCCAGGCGTCGGTGTTCGCGGCGCCGGATGGCCCGTGCTATCGCTGCCTGTTCCGGGATCCTCCGCCGCCGGATCTCGTGCCGAATTGCGCGGAAGCCGGGGTCCTCGGGGTCCTGCCCGGCATCGTGGGGTCGATACAGGCGAATGAGGCGATCAAGTGGCTGGCGGGAATCGGCGACACGCTCGCCGGGCGCCTGCTCCTCATCGACGCGCTCCGCATGGAGTTCCGCTCGCTGGACATCGCCCGCGACCCCGAGTGCGTGGTCTGCGGCCCCGAGCCGACGGTGACGGAACTCATCGACTACGAGCGCTTCTGCGGCGGGACGGCGGACGCGGCGGCGGACGGCGGGGCGGACGGCGCCGCGGAATCGGAGAGTGCGATGGACGACTTCGACATCGATGTACACGAACTGAAGCGCCGGGTCGACGCCGGCGAGCGTTTCCAGCTCATCGACGTACGCGAAGACTACGAGTGGGCGATCTGCAACCTGGAGGAGGCGGGGGCGCGGCTCGTGCCGCTCGC encodes the following:
- a CDS encoding glycine C-acetyltransferase; the encoded protein is MTLYEERDGMTSNVNRGLEHRLVSELGEMRENGVHKELLHIMGRQAPVVDIDGLGETINMCSNNYLGLCDEPSVMQAVKDGVDEYGAGTSSVRFICGTFDIHRELEAKIADFLETPASLTYTSAWNANEGLFAPLLGADDALISDRLNHACIIDGIRLCKARRFIYDHMDMDSLRDALEASRDARHRLVITDGIFSMEGEIAPLPEIRELCDRYDAIMAVDDSHSTGVLGDTGRGTPEHFGMHGEVDIVTSTLGKALGGMAGGFTASSEAVIDYLVQASRTQLFTNALPCHSAAGAMAAIEHLEGHPELVARLRDNTEYYREGLIELGYKPIPGGTPIVPVIIGKTADAIRLSRELLREGVFVIGFGYPVVPRGEARIRCQLSAAHERGHIDAALAALKKVGERLHLI
- the rpe gene encoding ribulose-phosphate 3-epimerase; protein product: MVIAPSILAADYARLGAEVAEAEAAGVEWFQLDVMDGHFVPNLTIGLPVLESLRAVSDSFLDVHLMIDNPGEFLEPFAAAGADMLTVHQEVSAHLHGDLHRIRELGCYAGVALNPATPAETLSEVLGYVDLVLVMTVNPGFGGQKFIAEAVPKISTVLRMAADRGLAPPAIQVDGGIDPASAPVCAAAGASVFVAGSSVFRWAPGIAANMAALRDALAPHG
- the moeB gene encoding molybdopterin-synthase adenylyltransferase MoeB, producing MNGGLSRDELVRYGRHVSIPEVGVEGQRRLLASSVLIVGAGGLGSPAALYLAAAGVGRLGLVDHDRVDLSNLQRQVLYDTDAVGTPKLASARTRLAGLNPDIAVETFDTRLESGNAFEILEGWDFVIDGSDNFPTRYLVNDACVMLGIPFAYGAILRFEGQASVFAAPDGPCYRCLFRDPPPPDLVPNCAEAGVLGVLPGIVGSIQANEAIKWLAGIGDTLAGRLLLIDALRMEFRSLDIARDPECVVCGPEPTVTELIDYERFCGGTADAAADGGADGAAESESAMDDFDIDVHELKRRVDAGERFQLIDVREDYEWAICNLEEAGARLVPLATLPEAVESLDASEPLIIHCRSGPRGDRAVEYLRAVGFDRAVNLAGGILAWAEEIDPAMPQY